AGTCGTCCGAGCCAGTGCTCCCAACCCTGCGCGTGTTTGTCTGCTTCTTCTTCGTCGACGAAACCGATATGCTTAAGGCGAACCAACGTCGCCTTTCCCTCCGGTATGAGGTCGATTGTAACCTCCGTGCGCGCGTCGAGCGGATCGTTTTTGAAATCCCACGAAAATGCTATTCGTGACGGCGGATCGTATGTGGTGATCTCTCCGACGGCAATGAGGTCGCCACCACTCTCGCGTTCGAAATGAAACTCGATGTTTCCGCCGACCCGTGGTTCCAGGATCTCAACCGGCATCCAGCGCGCAAAATCTTCGCGCGATGAAAGTAATCCAAAGACGCGCTCGCGTGGAGCTTGAATGCGGATCTCGCGTTCGACCACGAATGTTTTTGTAGTCATAGCTTGCCTTTCCGGGTTT
The Candidatus Eremiobacteraceae bacterium DNA segment above includes these coding regions:
- a CDS encoding SRPBCC domain-containing protein — its product is MTTKTFVVEREIRIQAPRERVFGLLSSREDFARWMPVEILEPRVGGNIEFHFERESGGDLIAVGEITTYDPPSRIAFSWDFKNDPLDARTEVTIDLIPEGKATLVRLKHIGFVDEEEADKHAQGWEHWLGRLKACGEGTLDEKADG